One window of the Clostridium sp. MB40-C1 genome contains the following:
- the brnQ gene encoding branched-chain amino acid transport system II carrier protein: MNKKTKDTLILGTALFAMFFGAGNLIFPPSLGLLSGKDWIVCSVGFFLTAAGMPLLGIIAVSKAGGTINHISNKVNPTFSKIFAIVIILSIGPLLAIPRTGATTYEMGIKPIFPEISPLISSIIFFGITLYFVVKPSEIVDKIAKILTPLLLIMIFVIIIKGIISPLGSTVTKMDVNPFSKGFTEGYQTMDALASLLFGGVVLNSIISKGYESEKDHTNMTIKAGIIASLALGLVYGGLIYLGASTNSIFPPNKEKADLLITITNSLLGDFGKIALGIVVSLACLTTSIGLTATVGNYFSDLSNNKISYKYIVILTVIISTIFANVGLEKIVLLSIPLLVMVYPIAIVLILMNLFNKYIPNSAYKGAIIGAFIISLHDGASAAKINTSFFSTIINLLPLSKYGFAWIAPALLGGFISTFLLKNSNLSNEPPA, translated from the coding sequence ATGAATAAAAAAACAAAAGACACTTTAATACTTGGAACTGCGTTATTTGCTATGTTCTTTGGTGCTGGAAATTTAATTTTCCCACCATCCTTAGGCTTATTATCAGGTAAAGATTGGATTGTATGTAGTGTAGGTTTTTTCTTAACGGCAGCAGGGATGCCTCTTTTAGGTATCATTGCAGTTTCTAAAGCTGGTGGAACTATAAATCATATTAGCAATAAAGTAAATCCTACTTTCAGTAAAATATTTGCTATTGTAATAATATTATCTATAGGTCCCCTCCTTGCAATTCCTCGAACTGGAGCTACAACTTATGAGATGGGCATAAAACCTATTTTTCCAGAGATTAGTCCTTTAATATCTTCTATAATCTTTTTTGGTATAACTTTGTACTTTGTTGTAAAGCCCTCTGAAATTGTTGATAAAATAGCAAAGATACTGACTCCTCTTCTATTGATTATGATTTTTGTCATAATTATTAAAGGAATCATATCTCCTCTAGGATCTACAGTTACTAAAATGGATGTAAATCCTTTTTCTAAAGGATTTACAGAAGGGTATCAAACTATGGATGCTCTTGCTTCTTTATTATTTGGTGGAGTGGTTTTAAATTCTATAATTTCTAAAGGATATGAATCAGAAAAAGATCATACTAATATGACAATAAAAGCAGGTATAATTGCTTCCTTAGCCCTTGGTCTTGTATATGGTGGATTAATATATCTTGGCGCTTCTACTAACTCAATTTTTCCTCCTAATAAAGAAAAAGCTGATTTATTAATTACAATAACCAATTCATTGTTAGGAGACTTTGGTAAAATAGCACTAGGTATTGTTGTTTCACTAGCTTGTCTAACTACTTCAATAGGTCTAACAGCAACCGTTGGAAATTATTTTAGTGATTTAAGCAATAATAAAATCAGTTATAAATACATTGTAATCCTAACTGTTATAATAAGTACTATATTTGCAAATGTAGGTCTTGAAAAAATAGTACTATTGTCTATTCCTTTACTTGTTATGGTATATCCTATAGCTATTGTACTTATATTAATGAATCTTTTTAATAAATACATTCCTAACTCTGCCTATAAAGGAGCTATTATAGGAGCATTTATTATAAGTTTACATGATGGTGCTTCTGCTGCTAAAATAAATACTTCTTTTTTTAGTACTATAATTAATCTATTACCTTTATCTAAATATGGGTTTGCTTGGATTGCACCTGCTCTCCTAGGAGGATTTATTTCAACATTTTTATTGAAAAATTCTAATTTATCCAACGAACCTCCTGCATAA
- a CDS encoding 5'-nucleotidase C-terminal domain-containing protein yields MTMLKSNKFKRLTSFVLTLLMVLGILFSNNAFASQNNTNTLTLQILATSDTHGKFMPYDYATNSEDKTGSLAQISTLIKSLKNANSNTLLLDAGDIIQGNSQNLFLNNKNPMITAMNYMGYDTITLGNHEFNYGIPTLEKIMSQAKATVLCGNVYKKDGTLLGQPYKIIEKSGIKIGIIGMTNPNITKWDGPNLKDYKVTSPIEETKKIIAKIKDKVDLMVAVNHTSHGKEYQDSDSAENLAKACPELTAIIGAHEHKAVDGKLLNNVLFVENQSGANTLSKIDIKLVKKDGKYTIENKSKDITSQILYMKDPKTKKINYEPDNDLVNVLKPYHDVAVKDANTIIGELKDADLVGPEKIKGIPTAQVENTAMIDLINKVQMHYSGADVAAAAAFRSDANMKKGPIKSSDASLIYKYDNTLYLLQVTGKQLKEYMEWSATFYNTYKSGDLTVSFNENIRGYNYDMFSGVKYDIDISKDPGNRIVHLRKMDNTPIKDNDVLKLAVNNYRYNSQLSKTESGIFKDGNLPKLLEKDVHNGTPIRELIKDYIKNVKKGIITADLDSNWKVIGTNWNEKDRAIAAALINSGKIEVPKSEDGRTSNVKPITKKAIEGYKLVTVVHTNDTHSRVNEGKYDGMGFARIATEIKRLRNTNKNVLVLDAGDTLHGQTISTLNKGESIIKILNTIGYDAMAPGNHDFNYGQNRLVELSKMAKFPIISANIFKKDGSSLLTPYIIKEIDGVKFGIFGLSTPDTTYMTNPKNVEGLTFEDPVKTSEKMVSELKGKCDIIIALSHLGVQGDYSSIKVAEKVKGIDIIVDGHTHTTLPEGKLVNKTLIVQTGDYDKNLGEVNLLFKDGKIDSVKASLFNKEQGMQLKEDKDIKAIIEKIENENKKITSVVIGKTNVKLDGERGNVRTKETNLANLITNAILDATKADLVITNGGGIRASIDKGEITKGHVITVLPFGNYVVSKEVKGSDILAALEHGVRLYPKENGGFPQVAGITFKFDPKQPVGKRVFYVKVNGKNLDLNKIYKLATNDFMAVGGDDYSMLAKGKTLAEMPGLDEIVMNYIQKHGVTTVNVENRVQIANKVSPQPKPDPKPQPPKNKVYVVTRGDTLYKIGKKFGVKYTDIAKVNKIKNVNLIYVGQQLIIPSI; encoded by the coding sequence ATGACAATGTTAAAGTCCAATAAATTTAAAAGATTGACATCCTTTGTACTTACCTTATTAATGGTTTTAGGTATACTATTTTCTAATAATGCCTTTGCTAGCCAAAATAACACTAATACCTTAACACTACAAATACTTGCAACTAGTGATACTCATGGAAAATTTATGCCTTATGACTATGCAACTAATAGCGAAGATAAAACTGGAAGTTTAGCTCAAATATCAACTTTAATCAAATCCTTAAAAAACGCCAATTCAAATACACTTTTATTAGACGCTGGAGACATAATTCAAGGTAATTCTCAAAATCTATTCTTAAATAACAAAAACCCTATGATAACTGCTATGAACTATATGGGTTATGATACAATAACTCTTGGAAATCACGAATTTAATTATGGAATCCCTACTCTTGAAAAAATAATGAGCCAAGCTAAGGCAACTGTCCTTTGTGGAAACGTTTATAAAAAAGATGGCACTCTTCTTGGACAACCTTATAAAATAATAGAAAAATCAGGAATTAAAATTGGTATTATCGGTATGACTAATCCTAATATAACAAAATGGGATGGTCCTAATCTAAAAGATTACAAAGTAACAAGTCCTATAGAAGAAACTAAAAAAATTATAGCTAAAATAAAAGACAAAGTAGATTTAATGGTTGCTGTTAATCATACTAGCCATGGTAAAGAATATCAAGACTCTGATTCTGCTGAAAACTTAGCAAAAGCTTGTCCTGAACTTACAGCTATTATAGGTGCTCATGAACATAAAGCTGTAGATGGGAAATTACTTAATAACGTATTGTTTGTAGAAAATCAAAGTGGTGCAAATACTCTATCTAAAATAGATATAAAATTAGTTAAAAAAGATGGAAAATATACTATAGAAAATAAATCTAAAGACATTACTTCACAAATATTATATATGAAAGATCCTAAAACTAAAAAAATAAATTATGAACCAGATAACGATCTTGTAAATGTTTTAAAACCTTATCATGATGTTGCTGTTAAAGATGCAAATACTATTATTGGTGAACTAAAAGATGCAGATTTAGTTGGTCCTGAAAAAATAAAAGGTATTCCTACAGCTCAAGTAGAAAACACTGCAATGATAGATTTAATTAACAAAGTTCAAATGCATTATAGTGGTGCAGATGTTGCCGCTGCAGCTGCCTTTAGATCTGATGCTAACATGAAAAAAGGTCCTATAAAAAGTTCTGATGCATCACTAATATATAAATATGACAACACTTTATACTTATTACAAGTTACCGGAAAACAATTAAAAGAATATATGGAATGGTCAGCTACATTCTATAACACCTATAAGTCTGGAGATTTAACTGTATCTTTCAATGAAAATATAAGAGGATATAATTATGATATGTTCTCAGGAGTTAAATATGACATAGATATTAGTAAAGATCCAGGAAACAGAATAGTTCATTTAAGGAAAATGGATAATACTCCAATTAAAGATAATGATGTGCTTAAATTAGCTGTTAATAACTATAGATACAATTCACAATTATCCAAAACTGAGAGTGGAATATTTAAAGATGGTAACCTTCCAAAACTTCTAGAAAAAGATGTTCATAATGGGACTCCTATACGAGAATTAATAAAAGATTATATAAAAAATGTGAAAAAAGGAATTATAACTGCTGATTTAGATAGCAACTGGAAAGTAATAGGCACAAACTGGAATGAGAAGGATAGGGCTATTGCAGCTGCTTTAATAAATTCAGGCAAAATAGAAGTTCCAAAATCTGAAGATGGAAGAACTTCAAACGTTAAGCCAATAACAAAAAAAGCCATAGAAGGATATAAATTAGTAACTGTAGTTCATACAAACGATACTCATTCAAGAGTTAATGAAGGAAAATATGACGGAATGGGCTTTGCAAGAATAGCAACAGAAATAAAAAGATTAAGGAATACTAATAAAAATGTTTTAGTATTAGATGCTGGTGATACTTTACATGGTCAAACTATATCTACATTGAATAAAGGAGAAAGCATAATTAAAATACTTAACACTATTGGATATGACGCAATGGCACCTGGCAACCATGACTTTAACTATGGTCAAAATAGGCTTGTAGAACTTTCTAAAATGGCTAAATTCCCTATTATTTCTGCAAATATTTTCAAAAAAGATGGAAGTTCTCTTCTTACCCCTTATATTATCAAAGAAATAGATGGCGTTAAATTCGGAATATTCGGTCTTTCAACACCTGATACTACATATATGACTAATCCTAAAAATGTTGAAGGATTAACTTTTGAAGATCCTGTTAAAACCTCAGAAAAAATGGTTTCTGAATTAAAAGGTAAATGTGATATTATTATTGCTTTATCTCACCTAGGTGTTCAAGGAGATTATTCAAGCATAAAGGTTGCAGAAAAAGTTAAAGGTATAGATATTATAGTGGATGGACACACTCATACTACATTACCTGAAGGAAAATTAGTGAATAAAACTTTAATAGTTCAAACAGGAGATTATGACAAAAATCTAGGTGAAGTAAATCTACTATTTAAAGATGGAAAAATAGATTCTGTAAAAGCTTCCTTATTTAATAAAGAACAAGGAATGCAACTAAAAGAAGATAAAGATATAAAAGCTATAATAGAAAAAATTGAAAATGAAAACAAAAAAATAACTTCTGTAGTTATAGGTAAAACAAATGTTAAATTAGATGGTGAAAGAGGCAATGTTAGAACAAAAGAAACAAATCTAGCTAACCTTATAACTAATGCAATACTAGATGCAACTAAAGCAGATCTAGTAATTACAAATGGAGGAGGAATTAGGGCTTCTATAGATAAAGGTGAAATCACAAAAGGTCATGTAATTACTGTATTACCTTTTGGAAATTATGTTGTATCAAAAGAAGTAAAGGGTTCTGATATACTTGCAGCTTTAGAACATGGCGTACGCCTTTATCCAAAAGAAAATGGTGGATTCCCTCAAGTAGCTGGCATAACATTCAAATTTGATCCTAAACAACCAGTGGGTAAACGAGTATTTTATGTTAAAGTTAATGGTAAAAATTTAGATTTAAATAAAATTTATAAATTAGCAACAAACGATTTCATGGCAGTAGGCGGTGATGACTACTCTATGCTTGCAAAAGGCAAAACTTTAGCTGAAATGCCTGGTTTAGATGAAATAGTCATGAATTATATTCAAAAACATGGAGTAACTACAGTTAATGTAGAAAATAGAGTTCAAATTGCAAATAAAGTTTCACCACAACCTAAACCAGACCCTAAACCACAACCTCCTAAAAATAAAGTTTACGTTGTTACACGTGGAGATACCTTATATAAAATAGGAAAAAAATTTGGTGTTAAATATACTGACATTGCTAAAGTAAATAAAATTAAAAATGTTAATTTAATCTATGTTGGGCAACAATTAATAATACCTTCGATTTAA
- a CDS encoding EAL domain-containing protein, whose amino-acid sequence MIKYDFSQIIDITKLQSLMDAFYKASGIRTSILDLQGNILTSSKLNRGIRDFYRTSVVASPKYAQDYKNFFKEYDSKKKYIISQHDNGMYYIGTPILIEECHLATIVYGQFYLEGHELEISRNKFEELKTDEIGYKNNTKKIEVVSVEKLKYIIDCLVKFSEWVGEMGHNQLKLLRLNEKLNDNYEIRVKTEKATKKLAYYNPITELRNRAYVVRKLPVVINNIKKDKSTVALCILDVDNFKAINDTFGHFIGDKFLKEVSIRLKSVLGSTDEIYHIGGDEFLFLIKSVTDKKVIEDMGQKLLNTFKEPFYIENHEIYYITASMGIAMLNSEKDGFQELFNYADDALHYAKKEGKDRYKVYTSNMHSTLYCETKFKNDLKMALNNDEFKVYYQPKIDIVTGNISGVEALVRWIRQDGKIIPPNKFISFTEKTGLIGNISEKVTRKACIQNRIWQQAKDIKFRTAVNLSAFQLQDKELFEKIQSILKDTGLSPEFFEVEITESVIMNNFKQSVNTLNRLREIGVKVSLDDFGTGYSSLNYLKNLPIDSIKLDKSFVDNLTMDSKERFIVSTIINLSHGVDLKVIAEGVESKEQLKILQEYECDEIQGYYFSKPIPPKEFEIKFL is encoded by the coding sequence ATGATAAAATATGACTTTTCTCAAATTATAGATATTACAAAGCTTCAATCCCTTATGGACGCTTTTTATAAAGCATCAGGTATCAGAACTAGTATTTTAGATTTGCAAGGTAATATACTTACTAGTTCTAAGTTGAATAGGGGAATAAGAGATTTTTATAGAACAAGTGTAGTAGCTTCTCCTAAATATGCACAAGATTATAAAAATTTCTTCAAGGAGTATGATAGTAAGAAAAAGTATATAATTTCACAACATGATAATGGGATGTATTATATAGGTACACCTATTCTAATAGAGGAATGCCACTTAGCAACAATCGTCTATGGTCAATTCTATTTAGAAGGACATGAGCTTGAAATTTCTAGAAATAAATTTGAAGAATTAAAAACTGATGAAATCGGATACAAAAATAACACTAAAAAAATTGAAGTAGTTAGTGTAGAAAAATTAAAATACATAATAGATTGTTTAGTAAAATTTTCAGAATGGGTTGGAGAAATGGGACACAACCAACTGAAACTTTTACGATTAAATGAAAAATTAAATGATAATTATGAAATTAGAGTAAAAACTGAAAAAGCAACAAAAAAGTTAGCTTATTATAATCCTATAACAGAATTAAGAAATAGAGCTTATGTAGTTAGAAAGCTTCCAGTAGTAATAAATAACATAAAAAAAGATAAGTCAACAGTAGCTTTATGTATTTTAGATGTAGATAACTTTAAAGCTATTAATGATACTTTTGGTCATTTTATAGGAGATAAATTTTTGAAGGAAGTATCTATAAGATTAAAGAGTGTTTTAGGTTCAACTGATGAAATATATCATATAGGAGGAGATGAATTTTTATTTTTAATAAAATCTGTAACAGATAAAAAGGTAATTGAAGATATGGGACAGAAGTTATTAAATACATTTAAAGAGCCTTTTTATATAGAAAACCATGAAATTTATTATATTACTGCTAGTATGGGAATTGCGATGTTGAATTCTGAGAAGGACGGTTTTCAGGAACTTTTTAATTATGCAGATGATGCACTTCATTATGCTAAAAAAGAAGGAAAAGATAGATATAAGGTGTATACATCTAATATGCATTCTACTTTATATTGTGAAACGAAATTTAAGAATGATTTAAAGATGGCTTTAAACAATGATGAATTTAAGGTTTATTATCAGCCTAAAATAGATATTGTTACTGGAAATATTTCAGGAGTTGAAGCTTTAGTAAGGTGGATAAGGCAAGATGGGAAAATTATTCCACCAAACAAATTTATCAGTTTTACAGAAAAGACAGGATTAATAGGAAATATAAGTGAAAAGGTTACGAGAAAGGCTTGCATTCAAAATAGGATATGGCAACAAGCTAAAGATATTAAATTTAGAACAGCTGTAAATCTCTCTGCTTTTCAACTTCAGGATAAAGAACTATTTGAAAAAATTCAATCAATACTAAAAGATACAGGATTATCGCCGGAATTTTTTGAGGTTGAAATAACTGAAAGTGTTATAATGAATAATTTTAAGCAATCAGTAAATACATTAAATAGGCTTAGAGAAATAGGAGTTAAAGTATCTCTTGATGATTTTGGCACAGGTTATTCATCGTTAAATTATCTTAAAAATTTACCTATCGATTCTATAAAATTAGATAAATCTTTTGTTGATAATTTAACTATGGATTCAAAAGAAAGGTTTATTGTGTCAACCATAATTAATTTATCTCATGGTGTTGATCTAAAAGTTATAGCAGAAGGTGTTGAAAGTAAAGAACAGTTGAAAATTTTACAGGAATATGAATGTGATGAAATACAAGGATATTATTTTAGTAAACCAATTCCACCAAAGGAGTTTGAAATTAAGTTTTTATAA
- a CDS encoding alpha/beta hydrolase: MGKLIEEKLKSFDETELYYREDLPDKMKAVIIIVHGLCEHLGRYDYVTQKFNAFGYGVYRFDNRGHGRSGGERGYVENFMNFIEDTDRIIELCSKENPDVPLFMLGHSMGGYISAAYGSKYKEKLKGQILLGAAVIELPIFQQLKEGRLFETSPREKSPNVLSKLICRDPMVVKEYENDPLVLKETTFKLLGEIFVNGVKWLNSNIKNYTYPCLILHGEKDEIVINEASKWMYSNIPSTDKTLKVYDKCYHEILNEKEEKDLIIGDIHNWIEDRLR; the protein is encoded by the coding sequence GTGGGGAAGTTAATAGAAGAAAAATTAAAATCCTTTGATGAAACCGAGTTGTACTATAGAGAAGACTTACCGGATAAAATGAAAGCTGTGATAATAATAGTTCATGGGTTGTGTGAACATTTGGGAAGATATGATTATGTTACGCAAAAATTTAATGCATTTGGATATGGGGTTTATAGATTTGATAATAGAGGACATGGCAGGTCCGGTGGAGAAAGGGGGTATGTAGAAAATTTCATGAATTTTATTGAGGATACTGATAGAATAATTGAGTTATGTTCTAAGGAGAATCCAGATGTTCCTTTATTTATGTTAGGACACAGTATGGGTGGATATATAAGTGCTGCTTATGGGAGTAAATATAAAGAAAAATTAAAAGGACAAATTTTGTTAGGGGCAGCTGTAATAGAATTGCCTATTTTTCAACAATTAAAAGAAGGAAGACTTTTTGAAACAAGCCCTAGAGAAAAAAGTCCTAATGTTTTATCAAAATTAATATGTAGAGATCCTATGGTTGTTAAAGAATATGAAAATGACCCATTGGTTCTTAAAGAAACTACTTTTAAACTTTTAGGAGAAATTTTTGTTAATGGAGTTAAGTGGTTAAATAGTAACATAAAAAATTATACGTATCCTTGTCTAATATTACATGGAGAAAAGGATGAAATTGTTATAAACGAAGCATCTAAATGGATGTATTCAAATATACCTTCAACAGATAAAACATTAAAGGTTTATGATAAATGTTATCATGAAATTTTAAATGAAAAAGAAGAAAAAGATTTAATTATAGGAGATATTCACAATTGGATAGAAGATAGATTAAGGTAA
- a CDS encoding pyridoxal phosphate-dependent aminotransferase, with the protein MKISNRILNMNFSPIRKLVPLADDARARGLKVYSLNIGQPNVVTPDSFFQGVTNYDEKIVKYSNSRGIPELIDSFIEAYKGWNINLSKEEILITHGGSEAILFALMAICDPDDEILVPEPFYSNYNSFAQIAGAKIVPFITKIENKFHLPPKEEIISKITNKTRCILFSNPVNPTGTIYTYDELKMLTDIAKEYNLYLISDEVYRQFVYDDIQYVSAMYMEDILDRVILVDSISKHYSACGARIGLVASKNKELINQMLKLCQSRLCVSTIEQYAASNLINTLDSYIEDVRSKYNSRRNLMFDYLNKIPGVVCDKPCGAFYILAKLPVDDTEEFAKWLLTDYDYQGKTVMIAPGSGFYGTDGLGKNEARFSFCTSVDDIENAMIILTHAIEAYNDLKTK; encoded by the coding sequence ATGAAAATATCTAATAGAATATTAAACATGAATTTTTCACCTATACGTAAACTTGTTCCTCTAGCAGATGATGCAAGAGCTAGAGGTCTCAAAGTATATAGTCTTAATATAGGTCAACCTAATGTAGTTACACCAGATTCTTTTTTTCAAGGTGTTACTAACTATGATGAAAAAATAGTAAAATATTCAAATTCTAGAGGTATTCCTGAATTAATAGATAGCTTTATAGAAGCTTATAAGGGATGGAATATAAATCTCTCTAAAGAAGAAATATTAATAACTCATGGTGGTAGTGAAGCTATTTTATTTGCCTTAATGGCTATTTGTGATCCAGATGATGAAATACTTGTACCAGAACCATTTTATTCAAATTACAATAGCTTTGCTCAAATTGCTGGTGCCAAAATAGTACCATTCATAACAAAAATAGAAAATAAATTTCATCTTCCACCTAAAGAAGAAATAATAAGTAAGATAACTAATAAAACTAGATGTATTTTATTTTCAAATCCAGTTAATCCAACTGGAACTATATATACTTATGACGAACTAAAGATGCTTACAGATATAGCAAAAGAATATAACCTGTATCTTATTTCTGATGAAGTATATAGACAATTTGTTTATGACGACATTCAATATGTTTCTGCTATGTATATGGAAGACATTCTTGATAGAGTTATTTTAGTAGACAGTATTTCTAAACACTATAGTGCATGTGGGGCAAGAATAGGATTGGTGGCTTCAAAAAATAAAGAGTTAATTAATCAAATGCTAAAATTATGCCAATCAAGACTTTGTGTATCAACTATTGAGCAATATGCCGCTTCCAACTTAATAAACACTCTAGATTCCTATATAGAGGATGTAAGATCTAAATATAACTCTAGAAGGAACTTAATGTTTGATTACTTAAATAAAATTCCTGGAGTTGTATGCGATAAACCTTGTGGAGCCTTCTATATACTTGCTAAACTTCCTGTAGACGATACTGAAGAGTTTGCAAAATGGCTTCTAACAGATTATGACTATCAAGGTAAAACTGTTATGATAGCTCCTGGTTCAGGTTTTTATGGAACAGATGGTTTAGGTAAAAACGAAGCTAGATTTTCATTCTGTACTAGCGTTGATGACATAGAAAACGCAATGATTATCTTAACTCACGCTATAGAAGCTTATAATGATTTAAAAACTAAATAA
- the tnpB gene encoding IS66 family insertion sequence element accessory protein TnpB (TnpB, as the term is used for proteins encoded by IS66 family insertion elements, is considered an accessory protein, since TnpC, encoded by a neighboring gene, is a DDE family transposase.) translates to MLNIDKVEKVYLACGYTDLRKSIDGLVMIVQNQFKLDPFDKALFVFSNKQMNKLKILHFDEGFWLYYHRLEANRFKWPAIADDALKINTDKLRWLLKGYEVRTKSKFKPVKASNYY, encoded by the coding sequence ATGTTAAATATAGATAAGGTAGAAAAAGTCTATCTTGCCTGCGGCTATACGGATTTAAGAAAAAGTATTGATGGGTTAGTTATGATAGTACAAAATCAATTTAAGTTAGATCCTTTTGATAAAGCACTATTTGTTTTTTCTAATAAGCAAATGAATAAATTAAAAATTCTTCACTTTGACGAAGGTTTTTGGCTATATTATCACCGTTTAGAAGCTAATCGCTTCAAATGGCCAGCGATAGCTGATGATGCATTGAAGATTAATACTGATAAATTACGTTGGCTTTTAAAAGGCTATGAAGTAAGAACAAAATCTAAATTTAAACCTGTAAAAGCAAGTAACTATTATTAA
- a CDS encoding Ig-like domain-containing protein, with amino-acid sequence MKNKKISALIIGAAILVAGAGTMPANAQIQTPSVSNTTKEYVTAIKVQAVKGHKDLPSKQNIDSNKTFAIQFNVEIDFSTVSRNNVKVTDKTGSTVPVTLKLKEGNSKILLVEAPKGGYKSGENYTLNIYERIKTKKGKGLGHTVTMKFTVKANDSNSGNVERDSMETVLNAYRGTKCDFTKKQWDYSEFVKPLHTEDSYLEQINNFNKKYKNEKYADITDPNIYTKMPNVNVKFNKVNNLDNVVFFSTIPVHSQWQQKDFYGNVMPKGYGEVTDSYRHFLPMSDIKNNQFLQFIWRVDEEKNMINFINEKRKEKGLNPLETSNDLNAISKWAAKRCYLGYTYSGYTDTDDFTGEEFTDNYNKRGEKIDWGSVWTRWVVGKTPFQFKSDEKIYENPWTKEEQEDFTNAKGQNLEDNAKKLFGYDKKIKTFNQNSTWLSSSKDFIRYWNNKKSIDDVNVENIIYNSKAKSIGVAYLYQAPRRNGDLNGLSGVYLILSE; translated from the coding sequence GCAGGAACAATGCCAGCAAATGCTCAAATTCAAACACCATCAGTAAGTAATACTACAAAAGAGTATGTAACAGCTATAAAAGTACAAGCTGTAAAAGGACATAAAGATTTACCTTCAAAACAGAATATAGATAGCAATAAAACTTTTGCAATACAATTCAATGTAGAAATAGACTTCTCAACAGTAAGTAGAAATAATGTAAAAGTAACTGATAAAACAGGAAGTACTGTTCCAGTAACTTTAAAATTAAAGGAAGGTAATAGCAAAATACTTCTTGTAGAAGCTCCAAAAGGTGGATATAAAAGTGGAGAAAACTATACCTTGAATATATATGAAAGAATAAAAACTAAAAAAGGTAAAGGTTTAGGACATACTGTAACAATGAAGTTTACTGTGAAAGCTAATGATAGTAATAGTGGAAACGTAGAAAGAGATAGTATGGAAACTGTACTTAATGCTTATAGAGGAACAAAATGTGATTTCACTAAAAAACAATGGGATTACAGCGAGTTTGTAAAACCTCTTCATACAGAAGATAGTTATTTAGAGCAAATAAATAACTTTAATAAGAAATATAAAAATGAAAAGTATGCAGATATAACAGATCCTAATATCTATACAAAAATGCCTAATGTAAATGTTAAGTTTAACAAAGTTAATAATTTAGATAATGTTGTATTTTTTTCAACAATTCCTGTTCATTCACAATGGCAACAAAAAGATTTTTACGGTAATGTAATGCCAAAAGGTTATGGGGAAGTTACTGATTCTTATCGTCATTTTCTACCTATGAGTGATATTAAAAACAACCAATTTTTACAATTCATTTGGAGAGTAGATGAAGAAAAGAATATGATTAACTTTATAAATGAAAAGAGAAAAGAAAAAGGGTTAAATCCTTTAGAAACTAGCAATGATTTAAACGCTATATCTAAATGGGCAGCTAAAAGATGTTACTTAGGCTATACTTATTCAGGATATACTGATACAGATGATTTTACAGGAGAAGAATTTACTGATAATTATAATAAAAGAGGTGAAAAAATTGATTGGGGTAGCGTTTGGACACGTTGGGTAGTAGGTAAAACTCCATTCCAATTTAAAAGTGATGAAAAAATATATGAAAATCCTTGGACAAAAGAAGAACAAGAAGATTTTACAAATGCTAAAGGACAAAACTTAGAGGATAATGCTAAAAAATTATTTGGTTATGATAAAAAAATAAAAACCTTCAATCAAAATTCTACTTGGCTATCATCTTCAAAAGATTTTATTAGATACTGGAATAATAAAAAGTCAATAGATGATGTTAATGTAGAAAATATTATATATAATTCAAAAGCTAAAAGTATTGGAGTAGCTTATTTATACCAAGCTCCACGTCGTAATGGGGATTTGAATGGATTATCAGGAGTTTATTTAATTTTAAGTGAGTAA